A part of Micromonospora chersina genomic DNA contains:
- a CDS encoding DUF6232 family protein, whose amino-acid sequence MTLYYRDDAVQVTSEAIHAGGHVVALADVTYVWHARGATTLAVRGRVLGRGVLVLLLSLPPLVALVCVLSLAWAAQDRGDWKLALIIVAAFVVVGLALTPFLEVPLGWLDRSYERGNRVHELWVQHHGREELLLRTPDALRFGQIYRAVQRAVEQQGDRR is encoded by the coding sequence ATGACCCTCTATTACCGGGACGACGCGGTACAGGTCACCTCCGAGGCCATCCACGCGGGCGGGCACGTCGTCGCGCTCGCCGACGTCACGTACGTCTGGCACGCCCGCGGCGCCACCACCCTGGCGGTCCGGGGCCGGGTCCTGGGGCGTGGGGTGCTGGTCCTGCTGCTGTCGCTGCCGCCGCTCGTGGCGCTGGTCTGCGTGCTCTCGCTGGCCTGGGCGGCGCAGGACCGGGGCGACTGGAAGCTGGCGCTGATCATCGTGGCGGCGTTCGTGGTGGTCGGGCTGGCCCTCACCCCGTTCCTGGAGGTGCCGCTCGGCTGGCTGGACCGCTCGTATGAGCGGGGCAACCGGGTGCACGAGCTGTGGGTGCAGCACCACGGGCGGGAGGAGTTGCTGCTGCGTACCCCCGACGCGCTCCGGTTCGGGCAGATCTACCGGGCCGTGCAGCGCGCGGTCGAACAGCAGGGCGACCGCCGCTGA
- a CDS encoding rhodanese-like domain-containing protein, with product MTFSVPPADPATAAAHFRARLSFETDVSDVHAALEAGTPGLVVVDSRGDAAWRQGHLPGALHLPTAEIAARGAELVPAGSTVVTYCWGPGCNGATRAALEFARLGRPVKEMIGGFEYWAREGLPVVTPTGTVRRRVDELTAPRSAVACDC from the coding sequence ATGACCTTCTCCGTGCCGCCGGCCGACCCGGCGACCGCCGCCGCCCACTTCCGCGCCCGACTCAGCTTCGAGACCGACGTCAGCGACGTGCACGCCGCCCTGGAGGCGGGCACGCCCGGACTGGTGGTGGTCGACTCGCGGGGCGACGCCGCGTGGCGGCAGGGCCACCTGCCGGGCGCCCTGCACCTGCCCACCGCCGAGATCGCCGCCCGCGGCGCCGAACTCGTGCCGGCCGGGTCGACGGTGGTGACGTACTGCTGGGGGCCGGGCTGCAACGGCGCCACCCGGGCGGCGCTGGAGTTCGCCCGGCTCGGCCGGCCCGTGAAGGAGATGATCGGCGGCTTCGAGTACTGGGCCCGGGAGGGGCTGCCGGTGGTCACGCCGACCGGCACGGTGCGCCGCCGGGTGGACGAGCTGACCGCGCCCCGGTCGGCGGTCGCCTGCGACTGCTGA
- a CDS encoding helix-turn-helix domain-containing protein translates to MTSVDRTVAVLAYPGMSVFETGIVTEVFGLPRPELEVDWYRLTVCAERPGPVPVVGGAALHTPYGLDTLAAAGTVILPGVPDVTADPSPELAAALRRAHRRGARLMSICSGAFALAGAGLLDGRRATTHWRYADLLARRHPAVTVDPDVLYLDDGDILTSAGSAAGLDLCVHVVRRDFGAAVANAVARRLVIPPHRDGGQAQFIEAPVSVDPDDDRIAASLAWAVRHLAEPLTVAALARQAHLSTRSYLRHFARATGTSPIRWLIDQRVRASLALLETTDAPVAEIAAAVGFDSPVTYRHHFGRAMRTSPSAYRRAFRAGAA, encoded by the coding sequence ATGACCTCCGTCGACCGGACCGTGGCGGTGCTCGCGTACCCGGGGATGTCGGTCTTCGAGACCGGCATCGTGACCGAGGTGTTCGGGCTGCCCCGGCCCGAGCTGGAGGTCGACTGGTACCGGCTCACCGTCTGCGCGGAGCGCCCCGGCCCGGTGCCGGTCGTCGGCGGGGCCGCCCTGCACACCCCGTACGGCCTGGACACCCTCGCCGCGGCCGGCACGGTGATCCTGCCCGGGGTGCCGGACGTGACAGCCGACCCGTCGCCGGAGCTGGCGGCCGCGCTGCGCCGCGCGCACCGCCGGGGCGCCCGGCTCATGTCGATCTGCTCCGGCGCCTTCGCCCTGGCCGGCGCCGGCCTCCTCGACGGCCGGCGGGCCACCACCCACTGGCGGTACGCGGACCTGCTGGCCCGCCGCCACCCGGCGGTCACTGTCGACCCGGACGTGCTCTACCTGGACGACGGCGACATCCTCACCAGCGCGGGCAGCGCCGCCGGGCTGGACCTCTGCGTGCACGTGGTCCGGCGGGACTTCGGCGCGGCCGTGGCCAACGCGGTGGCCCGCCGGCTGGTGATCCCGCCGCACCGCGACGGCGGGCAGGCGCAGTTCATCGAGGCGCCGGTGAGTGTGGACCCGGACGACGACCGGATCGCCGCGAGCCTGGCCTGGGCGGTCCGCCACCTGGCCGAGCCGCTGACCGTCGCGGCGCTGGCCCGGCAGGCGCACCTGTCGACCCGCAGCTACCTACGGCACTTCGCCCGGGCCACCGGCACCAGCCCGATCCGCTGGCTCATCGACCAGCGGGTACGGGCCAGCCTGGCCCTGCTGGAGACGACCGACGCTCCGGTGGCCGAGATCGCGGCGGCGGTCGGCTTCGACAGCCCGGTCACCTACCGGCACCACTTCGGCCGGGCCATGCGGACATCGCCGTCGGCGTACCGGCGGGCGTTCCGGGCCGGCGCCGCCTGA
- a CDS encoding ribokinase has product MQQTRVAVVGSANMDLVGTAAALPRPGETVLGSDFVMLPGGKGANQAVAAVRAGASCVFLGAIGSDAFGVTLRARITAAGVDTAHLRVVYGASGVALVMVGGAGENAILVTPGANEAFTGLTEDELAAVREADVLVAQLEVPVETVTAAALAARSAGTRVVLNAAPARPVPAELLAAVDLLVVNETEAHALTGRAADEPTALLDLVPRAVLTLGGHGAWYVERDRPAVHVPAVKVDVVDSTAAGDAFTAALAVAWGEGRELVEAVHWAAAAGAACVRKLGASVALPRRVEIDELFSRPA; this is encoded by the coding sequence GTGCAGCAGACCCGGGTCGCCGTGGTGGGCAGCGCGAACATGGACCTGGTGGGCACCGCCGCGGCGCTGCCCCGGCCGGGGGAGACCGTGCTCGGCAGCGACTTCGTCATGCTGCCCGGCGGCAAGGGCGCCAACCAGGCCGTCGCCGCCGTGCGCGCCGGCGCCTCCTGCGTCTTCCTCGGCGCGATCGGCTCGGACGCCTTCGGGGTCACCCTCCGCGCCCGGATCACGGCGGCCGGCGTCGACACCGCCCACCTCCGGGTGGTGTACGGCGCCTCCGGCGTCGCCCTGGTCATGGTGGGCGGCGCGGGGGAGAACGCCATCCTCGTCACGCCCGGCGCCAACGAGGCGTTCACCGGCCTCACCGAGGACGAGCTGGCCGCCGTACGCGAGGCGGACGTGCTTGTCGCGCAGCTGGAGGTGCCGGTCGAGACGGTGACCGCGGCGGCGCTGGCGGCCCGGTCGGCCGGCACCCGGGTGGTGCTCAACGCGGCGCCCGCCCGGCCGGTGCCGGCGGAGCTGCTGGCCGCGGTCGACCTGCTGGTGGTCAACGAGACGGAGGCGCACGCGCTCACCGGCCGGGCCGCCGACGAGCCGACGGCGCTGCTCGACCTGGTGCCCCGCGCGGTGCTGACCCTCGGCGGCCACGGCGCCTGGTACGTCGAGCGCGACCGGCCGGCCGTGCACGTGCCGGCCGTGAAGGTGGACGTGGTCGACTCCACGGCCGCCGGTGACGCCTTCACGGCCGCCCTCGCGGTGGCCTGGGGCGAGGGGCGGGAACTGGTCGAGGCGGTGCACTGGGCGGCGGCGGCCGGGGCGGCCTGCGTCCGCAAGCTGGGCGCCTCGGTGGCGCTGCCCCGCCGGGTGGAGATCGACGAGCTGTTCAGCCGGCCGGCCTGA
- a CDS encoding ABC transporter ATP-binding protein, which translates to MSAVIEIAGLRKTFHTLRQGRRVAVDGFDLLVESGQVHGFLGPNGSGKTTTLRALLGLVRADAGRMRVLGADSPERLSEVAGRVGAIVESPQFFGNFTAHKTLRLLALAGGVPTTRVDEVLEQVGLRERGDERVKGYSLGMKQRLAVASALLKDPELLILDEPANGLDPAGIREMRDLMRSLAAAGVTVLLSSHILAEIQLICDHVTIISRGRRVAYGPVEHVLAGFDQHQWQVRVAEPERAVELLGRAGLSVTAYPEHLVVTGVVDPELISRTLGEQGLWVRELVPLRPDLESVFLELTGDHPHPALPRQVDGAPPSDGVIDLDVRESREVDA; encoded by the coding sequence ATGAGCGCGGTCATCGAGATCGCCGGTCTCCGCAAGACGTTCCACACCCTGCGCCAGGGGCGCCGGGTCGCCGTCGACGGCTTCGACCTGCTGGTCGAGAGCGGGCAGGTGCACGGTTTCCTCGGGCCGAACGGCTCGGGAAAGACCACCACGCTGCGCGCCCTGCTCGGGCTGGTCCGGGCCGACGCGGGCCGGATGCGCGTGCTCGGGGCCGATTCCCCGGAGCGGCTGTCCGAGGTGGCCGGGCGGGTCGGCGCGATCGTGGAGAGCCCGCAGTTCTTCGGCAACTTCACCGCCCACAAGACGCTGCGGCTGCTGGCGCTGGCCGGCGGCGTGCCCACCACCCGGGTCGACGAGGTGCTGGAGCAGGTCGGCCTGCGGGAGCGGGGCGACGAGCGGGTGAAGGGCTACTCGCTGGGCATGAAGCAGCGGCTGGCGGTCGCCTCGGCGCTGCTCAAGGACCCGGAGCTGCTGATCCTGGACGAGCCGGCGAACGGCCTGGACCCGGCGGGCATCCGGGAGATGCGCGACCTCATGCGGTCGCTCGCCGCGGCCGGGGTGACAGTGCTGCTCTCCAGCCACATCCTGGCCGAGATCCAGCTCATCTGCGACCACGTGACGATCATCAGCCGGGGCCGGCGGGTCGCGTACGGGCCGGTGGAGCATGTGCTGGCCGGCTTCGACCAGCACCAGTGGCAGGTCCGGGTGGCCGAGCCCGAGCGGGCCGTGGAGCTGCTCGGCCGCGCCGGCCTGTCGGTGACCGCGTACCCGGAGCACCTGGTGGTGACCGGCGTCGTCGACCCCGAGCTGATCAGCCGCACGCTGGGCGAGCAGGGCCTCTGGGTGCGCGAGCTGGTCCCGCTCCGGCCGGACCTGGAGAGCGTCTTCCTGGAGCTGACCGGCGACCACCCGCACCCGGCGCTGCCCCGCCAGGTGGACGGGGCCCCGCCGAGTGACGGAGTGATCGACCTGGACGTCCGGGAGAGCCGGGAGGTGGACGCGTGA
- a CDS encoding ABC transporter permease subunit, with the protein MNLVRAELERLAARRFVQLMVLLLVVAFAVTVATTLAGSHRPTPVELSRAQAQAADEVRNLELAHDRCLRIKAGTLTPDENDYLPRDCAQIDPARMEKLPAASDYLSGVFVFANEAEPLLYFLIAFLAMFGFLVGASYIGADLNSGGVVNLLLWRPRRIAVLGAKLGTLLGGLLGLSALASVAYLGVFWLIGEASGLAGRMGGEFWSSLGVVWGRGLVLVLLAAALGFAVATLGRHTSAALGTVAAYLVVWELGARLVFQILEVTRPERFMLSSYLAAWLSGEARFWDGSACDDGIGGFCDGFYTLGWAPGLVVLLGLTAALVVAAFAVFRRRDLI; encoded by the coding sequence GTGAACCTGGTCCGTGCCGAGCTGGAGCGGCTGGCCGCCCGCCGTTTCGTGCAGCTCATGGTGCTGCTGCTGGTGGTCGCCTTCGCGGTGACCGTGGCGACGACGCTGGCCGGTTCGCACCGGCCCACGCCCGTGGAGCTGAGCCGGGCCCAGGCGCAGGCCGCCGACGAGGTGCGCAACCTGGAGCTGGCGCACGACCGCTGCCTGCGGATCAAGGCGGGCACGTTGACGCCCGACGAGAACGACTACCTGCCCCGGGACTGCGCGCAGATCGACCCGGCGCGGATGGAGAAGCTGCCGGCCGCCTCCGACTACCTCAGCGGGGTGTTCGTCTTCGCCAACGAGGCCGAGCCGCTGCTCTACTTCCTGATCGCCTTCCTGGCCATGTTCGGGTTCCTGGTCGGCGCCTCCTACATCGGCGCCGACCTGAACTCGGGCGGCGTGGTCAACCTGCTGCTCTGGCGGCCGCGCCGGATCGCCGTGCTCGGCGCCAAGCTGGGCACGCTGCTCGGCGGGCTGCTCGGGCTCTCCGCGCTCGCCTCGGTGGCGTACCTGGGGGTGTTCTGGCTGATCGGCGAGGCGTCCGGGCTGGCCGGCCGGATGGGCGGCGAGTTCTGGTCGTCGCTCGGCGTCGTCTGGGGGCGCGGCCTGGTGCTGGTGCTGCTGGCCGCGGCGCTCGGCTTCGCCGTGGCCACGCTGGGCCGGCACACGTCGGCGGCGCTCGGCACGGTGGCCGCCTACCTCGTGGTGTGGGAGCTCGGCGCGCGGCTGGTGTTCCAGATCCTGGAGGTGACCCGCCCGGAGCGGTTCATGCTCTCCAGCTACCTGGCCGCCTGGCTGAGCGGCGAGGCCCGGTTCTGGGACGGCAGCGCCTGCGACGACGGCATCGGCGGCTTCTGCGACGGCTTCTACACGCTGGGCTGGGCGCCGGGGCTGGTGGTCCTGCTCGGCCTGACCGCGGCCCTGGTCGTGGCGGCCTTCGCGGTGTTCCGCCGCCGCGACCTGATCTGA
- a CDS encoding ROK family transcriptional regulator, producing MSATRLPGTPRLLRALNDRAALELLLEQGPLTRARIGELTGLSKVTASQLVERLEERGLVARVGEQAGGRGPNAQLYAVRPGSAYVVGVDVGAERVVAACADITGAVVGRVEQSTKDTDDPVGVVHNAVVQAASSAGAELSSVRRIVLGTPGLVDPGTGDITFAFNLPRWHSGLLAALREDLHTPVVFENDVNLAAVAEAQSGAAQGTADFVLVWVDAGVGLAIMLGGRLHHGSSGAAGEIGYLPVPGVPIPRDVSKRAKPAFQQLAGADAVRAVAAEHGFAAAGAADAVRAAIAAGTEGGPMLDELARRLALGVASTCVVLDPPLVVLAGEVGQAGGAALAERVQHEVAAITLVRPRVVSTGLTEEPILRGALRTALDAVRDEVFGSTVG from the coding sequence ATGAGTGCGACCCGGCTGCCCGGCACCCCCCGACTGTTGCGGGCGCTCAACGATCGCGCGGCGCTGGAGCTGCTGCTCGAGCAGGGGCCACTGACCCGGGCGCGGATCGGCGAGCTGACCGGGCTCTCCAAGGTCACCGCGTCCCAGCTGGTCGAACGGCTGGAGGAGCGCGGCCTGGTCGCCCGGGTCGGTGAGCAGGCCGGCGGGCGGGGCCCGAACGCCCAGCTCTACGCGGTCCGCCCGGGCAGCGCGTACGTCGTCGGCGTGGACGTCGGGGCCGAGCGCGTGGTGGCCGCCTGCGCCGACATCACCGGCGCGGTGGTGGGCCGGGTCGAGCAGTCCACGAAGGACACCGACGACCCGGTGGGCGTGGTGCACAACGCGGTGGTCCAGGCGGCCAGCAGCGCCGGCGCGGAGCTGTCCAGCGTGCGGCGGATCGTGCTGGGCACCCCGGGTCTCGTCGACCCGGGCACCGGCGACATCACCTTCGCGTTCAACCTGCCGCGCTGGCACAGCGGCCTGCTCGCCGCGCTCCGCGAGGACCTGCACACCCCGGTGGTCTTCGAGAACGACGTGAACCTGGCCGCCGTGGCCGAGGCCCAGTCCGGCGCGGCGCAGGGGACGGCGGACTTCGTGCTGGTGTGGGTGGACGCCGGTGTCGGCCTGGCGATCATGCTGGGCGGGCGGCTGCACCACGGCAGCAGCGGCGCGGCCGGCGAGATCGGCTACCTGCCGGTGCCCGGCGTGCCCATCCCGCGCGACGTGTCGAAGCGGGCCAAGCCGGCGTTCCAGCAGCTCGCCGGGGCCGACGCGGTCCGCGCGGTGGCCGCCGAGCACGGCTTCGCCGCGGCCGGCGCGGCCGACGCGGTGCGCGCCGCCATCGCCGCCGGCACCGAGGGCGGTCCGATGCTGGACGAACTCGCCCGCCGGCTGGCGCTCGGCGTGGCGAGCACCTGTGTGGTGCTCGACCCGCCGCTCGTGGTGCTGGCCGGCGAGGTGGGGCAGGCCGGCGGGGCGGCGCTTGCCGAGCGGGTGCAGCACGAGGTCGCCGCCATCACCCTGGTCCGGCCGCGGGTGGTGAGCACCGGGCTGACCGAGGAGCCGATCCTGCGCGGCGCGCTGCGTACCGCCCTGGACGCGGTGCGCGACGAGGTGTTCGGCTCGACGGTCGGCTGA